One part of the Vicia villosa cultivar HV-30 ecotype Madison, WI linkage group LG6, Vvil1.0, whole genome shotgun sequence genome encodes these proteins:
- the LOC131612889 gene encoding uncharacterized protein LOC131612889 — translation MDEYWKTSGQIPAFGNWDFANELPITQYFENPRQAGLTRYSSSSGETDPYMHVEQDLYAVDYKKPVVKAMRIKDTRYTNAMVNDKETTMRKQWKVYDVTEHPRKQTMNNNKVLHVNDVVHSGHHQLPSKQDPKPVDEDLYKIPPELLRTTKRKKMLGFISKCLVPAACVS, via the exons ATGGAT GAATATTGGAAGACAAGTGGTCAAATACCAGCTTTTGGGAACTGGGATTTCGCAAACGAGTTGCCAATAACTCAGTATTTCGAGAATCCAAGACAAGCTGGTTTGACTCGTTATAGTTCTTCATCTGGTGAGACTGATCCATACATGCATGTAGAACAAGATCTTTATGCGGTTGATTATAAAAAACCAGTTGTAAAG GCGATGAGAATAAAAGATACAAGGTACACGAATGCTATGGTTAATGATAAAGAAACAACAATGAGAAAACAGTGGAAAGTGTACGATGTAACCGAACATCCCAGGAAACAGACAATGAACAACAACAAGGTGTTACATGTAAACGACGTCGTTCACAGTGGTCATCATCAGTTACCTTCCAAACAAGATCCAAAACCAGTTGATGAGGATCTGTATAAGATACCTCCTGAGCTTCTTCGTACAACCAAACGG AAAAAAATGCTGGGTTTCATTTCCAAGTGCCTGGTTCCTGCTGCATGCGTTTCATGA